Genomic segment of Streptomyces zhihengii:
GAAGGGGTAGCTCGCCGCCTCCGCGGCCGCGGTCTCCCCGTCGCCCGCGCGGATCGCCTCCACCAGCCGCGCGTGGTCCATGTGGTGGGCCGGCCGCAGCTCCCCGCCCACGTCGTCCCGCAGCCAGTCGCGCAGCAGGTCGGCCAGGTCCGCGTACAGCTCCGTCAGCACCTCGTTGTGCGAGGCCGCCACCACGGCGAGATGGAAGGTCGCGTCCGCCGCGACGAACCGCTCGGCCTCGCCCGACTCCCACGCCTCCTCCCGCCGGGCCAGCAGCGCGTCGAGCTGCGCCAGGTCCTTGGGCGTGCGCCGCTCGGCCGCCAGCCGCGCCCCCGACGACTCCAGGGTGGAGCGCAGCTCGGCGACATGGCGGGGATCGGCGTCGGCGAACCGGCGGTGCATCACCCCGGCCAGCTCGCTCGTCGCCACCACGTACGTCCCCGAGCCCTGCCGGATGTCCAGCAGCCCGTTGTGCGCGAGCGCGCGCACGGCCTCGCGGACCGTGTTGCGGGCGACGCCGAGCTGCTCGACGAGCTCCGGCTCGGTGGGGATGCGCGAGCCGACCGGCCACTCGCCGGAGGTGATCTGGTTCCTCAACTGCCCGATGACCTGGTCCGACAGCGCGGAACGCCGGGGGGAGGTCAGCGCCATGGTGCTCCCTTTCGTGAAGGCCGTCCCGGCCCGTGCCGCGCACGAGTGGACAACCAATCATCCCATGATTCTATGATGGTGCACATGTCTGACGAGACCCGAACCCTGAGACCCGCTCGCGCGGCAGCCCCGTCGTCCCAGGATTCTGCCGCCCGCCCCGCGCCCGGTGCGCGTACGGTCTGGGCCACCCGGCTCGTCGTCGCCGGCATCGTCCTCGCCGCGCTCAACCTCCGGCCGGCCGTCACCAGCCTCGGTGCGCTCCTGGAGGAGGCCCGCGTCGACCTCCACATGAGCGGCACCGTCACCGGTCTGCTCACCTCGGTGCCGGCCCTGTGCTTCGCCGTCTTCGGCACCACCGCGCCCCGGCTCGCCCGCCGCTTCGGCCCCGCGGCCGTCGTCTGCGCCGGCATGGCCGCCATCACCGCAGGCCTGGTGATCCGCCCCCTCGCCGGCGGCGCCGCGGGCTTCCTCGCCGCGACCGCGCTGGCCCTCGTGGGCATCGCGGTCAGCAATGTGCTGATGCCGGTCATCGTCAAGAACTACTTCCCCGACCGGGTCGGCCCGATGACGGGCGTCTACTCCATGGCGCTCGCCGCCGGCACCTCGCTCGCCGCGGCCGCCACCGTGCCCATGACGTCCGCCCTGGGCGGCAGTTGGCGCACCGGACTCGCCGTCTGGGCCGTACTCGCCGCCGCCGCCGTGCTGCCCTGGCTGGCCCTGCTCCGCGACCGCGCCGGATCCGGGACCATGCCCGGCGCCGCCGGCCGCGCCGCGGACACCCCCGCGCCCCCGATCACCCGCAGCCCCACCGCCTGGGCCCTCGCCTGCTTCTTCGGACTCCAGGCCACCGGCGCCTACATCACCATGGGCTGGATGCCCCAGATCTTCCGCGACGCCGGGGTCTCCGCCTCCGCCGCGGGCGTGCTGCTCGCCGTGACCATGGCCATGGGCATCCCGCTGGCCTTCGTGATCCCCCGGCTCGCGGCCCGGATGCGCAACCAGGGCCCGATCGTCGTCGCCCTCGGTCTGTGCGGGGTCACCGGCTACCTGGGCCTGTTCCTCGCCCCGGCCGCCGGGGCATGGGCGTGGGCGATCCTGCTGGGCGTGTCCAACTGCGCCTTCCCGCTCGCCCTGACCATGATCGGCATGCGGTCCCGCACCGGGGCCGGGGTCGTCAGGCTCTCCGCGTTCGCCCAGTCCGCCGGCTATCTGATCTCCATCCCCGGGCCGCTGCTGGTCGGCGTGCTCTACCAGCACAGCGGCGGCTGGACGGTGCCGCTGCTGCTGATGGCGGGGCTCCTGGTGCCGCAGATGGTGGCGGGCGTGTTCGCGGGGCGGGACCGGACGATCGAGGACGAGAAGCGGATGCGAGACTGACCCCATGCCTGTGCTCGAACCGAACCCCCAGAACGGCCAGCGGAAGCTCCTCGGGATCTTCGGCCTGATCCTCCTCATCGGCGTCGTCATCTCGATCATCGCCACCATCGCCGCCCCCTGAGCCGCCCGGCCGCCGCGCCGGGCGGTCCCCGCGTGTGGCGACTGCGCCGGGGTGCGCCCGACGGTATCCCCGCGTGGGGCGACTGCGCCGGGGTGCGCCCGACGGTATCCCCGTGTGGCGAGTGAGCCGAAGGGGCGCGGGCGGTGCCGAAAGGGAGAGCGCGCGGAGGTCCCGAGGAACGAGGGATCGAGCACGGTCGACCGTCGGGACCGTCTTGAGCGCCCCGGAGGCGAACCGAGCCCGGGGAAGGCAGGCACGGTCGACCGTCGGGACCGTCTTGAGCGCCCCGGAGGCGAACCGAGCCCGAGGAAAACAGGCACGGTCGACCGTCGGGACCGTCTTGAGCGCCCCGGAGGCGAACCGAGCCCGGGGAAGGCAGGCACGGTCGACCGTCGGCGCCGTCTTGAGCGCCCCGGAGGCGAACCGAGCCCGGGCAAGATGGTGGTGCTGGCACCACCAACCCTTAGGGGGGCAGGCTCAGGGGGAAGTGGGTGGCTCGCCGGATGGGGCGGGGGTGACGTGGTCCGTAGATTCGGGGTACTGAATCCACGGACCCCGGGAGCCGGCCATGCCGCACCGCACGCAGACCCCGTCCCACCCCAGGACCCCGGGGGTCGGCGGTGCCCGTCTGCCCTGGTGGGCGCTGGCGCTCCCGGTGCTCGCCTTCGCGGCTCTGCTGACGCTGATCGCCGGTCCCGCCGAGGCGCACGCCGCCGGCGGGAGCTCTCCGGCGGCGGGGCAGGTCGTCGAGCTGATCCGTGGGCTGCTGATGCGCTGACGGCCCCGCCCCCTTCGGGGGGAGACCGGTCAACTCCCTGCGCCCACTGGCGCAATTCATGCGAAGCTGGGTTTCATGAGCGCCGCTGTGTCTTCCGGTGGGACACCCCCCGGATCTCCCGAATCCCGCAGGATCGTTCTTCTCCGGCACGCCAAGGCCGACTGGCCCCAGGTGTCCGACCACGAGCGCCCGCTCGCCGAGCGCGGCCGAAAAGACGCGCCCGTCGCGGGCCGCCGCCTCGCCGAGACCGGCATCCCCTTCGACCTCGCCCTGTGCTCCACGGCCGACAGGACGCGAGAGACCTGGAAGCTCGCCGTCCAGGAGCTGCCCCACCGCCCGCGGACGGTGTACGAGGAGCGGCTGTACGAGGCGTCCCTCGGTGATCTGCTGGCTCTGCTCGGCGAGACCCCGGACGACGTGGCGGATCTCCTGGTGATCGGCCACAACCCGGGGATGCACGCGCTCGCGGACGCGCTCGCCGGCCGTGCGGAAGGGGACGCGCTGTCCCGGATGAGCAGGGACGGCTTCCCGACCTCGGCCTTCGCGGTGGTCTCCTTCAGCGGTCCGTGGAAGGACGTCGAGCACGGCGTCGGCACGCTCGTCGACTACTGGACGCCGCACGACTGACACGGCACGACTGACACGGCACACCGCCACCACCACCGGCACCGCGCCGGCGGGCACTCCCCGTGCCCGCCGGGCACGCACGACGAGGGCCCCGGCGCATCCCCGCGCCGGGGCCCTCGTCGTGCGGGTGTCTCAGTGGTCGCCCGAGCCGTCGTCCGCGGCCTCGACCTCTTCGCGGGTGATGCCGAGCAGATACAGCACGGTGTCCAGGAACGGCACGTTCACCGCGGTGTGCGCGGCCTCGCGGACCACGGGCTTGGCGTTGAAGGCCACACCGAGGCCCGCCGCGTTCAGCATGTCCAGGTCGTTGGCGCCGTCGCCGATCGCCACGGTCTGCGCCAGCGGGACCCCCGCCTCGGCCGCGAAGCCGCGCAGCAGCCGCGCCTTGCCCGCCCGGTCGACGATGTCGCCGACGACCCGGCCGGTGAGCCTGCCGTCCACGATCTCCAGGGTGTTGGCCGAGGCGAAGTCCAGGCCGAGACGCTCCTTGAGGTCGTCGGTGACCTGGGTGAAGCCGCCCGACACCACGCCGACCTGGTAGCCCAGCCGCTTGAGGGTGCGGATCAGGGTGCGGGCGCCCGGCGTGAGCCGTACCTCGGCGCGCACCTTGTCCACCACGGAGGCGTCGAGGCCCTCCAGCAGTGCCACCCGGGCGTGCAGGGACTGCTCGAAGTCCAGCTCGCCGCGCATGGCGGCGGCCGTCACCTCGGCCACCTCGGCCTCGCAGCCGGCGTGGGCCGCGAACAGCTCGATGACCTCGTCCTGGATCAGCGTCGAGTCGACGTCCATCACGATCAGGCGCTGGGCGCGCCGGTGCAGCCCGGCCGAGACGACGGCCACGTCGACGCCGATGCCGTGCGCCTTGGTGGCCAGGGCCGTGCGCAGTGGTTCGGTCTCCACGCCGGAGACCGCGAACTCGACGGCGGTCACCGGGTACTTCGCCAGCCGGAAGATGCGGTCGATGTTGGCGCCGGTGCCGGCGATGGTGGCCGCTATGGCGGCGGTCGACTCGGCGGTCAGCGGGTGCCCGAGCACGGTCACATGGGAACGGCCGCTGCCGCGCGGCCGGTTGTCGCCCGTGCCGGAGATGATCTCGGCCTGGAGCTTCAGCGACTCGGCCCAGCTGTGCACGGTGGCGCGCAGATCGCCCTCGGTGGCCAGGCCGGCCGCCGGAGCCGTGACCAGGGCGCACAGGACGAGCCTGCCGCGGGAGACGACCTGCTCGATGTCGACCACGTCGACGGCGTAGGCGGCGAGGGTGTCGAAGAGGCCCGCGGTGATACCGGGCCGGTCCTTCCCGAAGATCTTGACGAGAAGGGTGGGGACGTCGGTGCCGGGAGGGGTCTCGGATGCGCTCATGGTGCTACCACCGTATCGGGCGGGCGGTCCGGGGAGAGCCTCCGTCCCGCCTGCCGGACAGTCGCGCCCCCGGCGCCGCCAGGGCGTCCGGACCGTCCCGTTCGGCACCGTTGTGTCGCCTGGGTGGCGACCTCGGACGGTTCGTGACGTGATGGCCGGACACCGGTGCCGGGCGCCCGCTCCCCGCCGGCGACGAAGCGTCGACGAAGGTCCCAACTCCGTACCGAACAGGCTCTTCACGAGGCCTGGCTTTCGAATGACGGACCGGGCCTGAAATAGTTCCCCACGATGTTCGCCATCCCTAGACTCCCGGTAACGGGGGAAGCTCGGGGGACAACTAGTGGGGCATGGAGTGCCGGAACTCGTACTGGAATTGAACGGAAGGACCTGGACTCTCGATCCGTCCAGGTCGTACACCCTCGGCCGTGACCCGCAGGGTGATCTGGTGATCGACGACGCAAGGGTCTCGTGGCGCCACGCGACGATCAGCTGGGGCGGGCGCGGCTGGGTCATCGAGGACCACGGCAGCACCAACGGCACGTATGTGCAGGGGCAGCGGGTCCAGCAGATGGAGCTCGGCGCCGGCTCGGCCGTGCATCTGGGCAACGCCACCGACGGCCCGCGGCTGAGCCTCAGCGCCGCCGCCGGGGCCTACAGCGCGCCCGCCGCGGCGCCCCAGCAGGCCGCCGCCGCGCAGCAGGGCTGGCAGCAGCCCCAGGCTCCGGCGCAGCAGCCGCACGCTCCTGCTCCGCAGCAGCCGCACCAGCCCCAGCAGCAGGGCTGGCAGCAGCAGCCGCCGCAGGTCCCGCACCAGCAGGGCGCCCCGAGACCGCAGGGTGCGTCCCCGGTCCACGGCGACCGCAGCCCGACCACGTTCCACCAGTTCTCGCTGGGCCGGGTGATGCGGATCGGCCGTGCGCTGGAGAACGAGCTGGTCGTCTCCGACCTCCAGGTCTCCCGGCTGCACGCCGAGTTCACGGCGACGCCCGACGGCCGGTTCGAGATCCGCGACCTCGGTTCGCACAACGGCACGTACGTCAACGGCCAGCCGATCGCCAAGTCGTCCACGGTCCTCATCGGCCCGAACGACATCGTCGGCGTCGGCCACTCGACGTTCCGGCTCGTCGGCGACCGGCTCGAGGAGTTCGTCGACACCGGTGAGGTCTCCTTCTCCGCGCGGCACCTCACGGTGACCGTCGACGGCGGGAAGCAGATCCTGCGCGACGTGTCCTTCGGTGTGCCCGAGAAGTCGCTGATCGGCGTCATCGGCCCCTCCGGCTCCGGCAAGTCCACCCTGCTCAAGGCGCTCACCGGCTACCGGCCCGCCAACCAGGGCGACGTCCTCTACGACAACCGCAGCCTCTACAAGCAGTTCGCCGAGCTGCGCCAGCGCATCGGACTGGTCCCGCAGGACGACATCCTGCACAAGGAGCTCACCGTCCGTAAGGCGCTGAAGTACGCGGCGAAGCTGCGCTTCCCCGCGGACACCACCGAGGCCGAGCGCGAGGCGCGCATCGGCGAGGTGCTGCGCGAGCTCAAGCTCGACATCCACAAGGACAAGAAGGTCACCGCCCTCTCGGGCGGCCAGCGCAAGCGGGTCTCCGTCGCGCTGGAGCTGCTGACCAAGCCGTCGCTGATCTTCCTGGACGAGCCGACCTCCGGTCTCGACCCGGGCATGGACCGCGATGTGATGCAGCTGCTGCGCGGGCTGGCCGACGACGGCCGCACCGTCCTGGTGGTCACCCACTCCGTGGCCGAGCTCGGTCTGTGCGACAAGCTCCTGGTCATGGCGCCGGGCGGCGCGGTGGCCTACTTCGGTCCGCCGGAGGAGGCGCTCAACTTCTTCGGTTACAGCACGTGGGCGGACGTGTTCTCGGCGTTCGAGAACTACCGCGACTACGACTGGGCGGGCCGCTGGAAGGGCTCGCAGCACTACCAGATGTACGCGGCCGACATCGACGCCGTCGCCCCCCAGGCGGTCAACATGCCGCCGCCGCAGCAGATCCGCCCGCCGAAGCCGCAGAGCTGGGGGTCCCAGCTCCTCACCCTGATCCGGCGCTACGTCTCGGTGATCGCGTCCGACAAGGGCTTCATGGCGCTGATGCTGATCCTGCCGGCGGTGCTCGGCGCGGTCAGCCTGGTCATCGACCCGGACAAGGGCCTGCTGGTCAACGTCAACGAGCAGACGGGCCGGATCATCCCGAACGGCACGGCCACCACCGTGCTGCTCATCCTGGTGGTCGGCGCCTGCTTCGCCGGTGCCGCCAACTCCGTCCGTGAGCTGATCAAGGAACGGGTGATCTACGAGCGGGAACGCGCCACGGGCCTGTCCCGCTCCGCGTACCTGATGTCGAAGGTGATCGTCCTCGGCCTGATCACGGTGATCCAGGGCGGTCTGGTCGGCGCGATCGGCTTCGCCACCCGCGAGCTCCCCGAGGAGGGGCTCGTCCTCGGCAGCATGGTGATGCTGGAGCTGTCGCTGCCGATCATGGCGCTCGGTTTCACGTCCATGATGTTCGGACTGATCATCTCGGCCCTGGTCAAGACCGCCGAGAAGACCATGCCGCTGCTGGTGATGTTCGCGATCATCCAGGTGGTGTTCACCGGCTGCCTGTTCATCCTGCACGGCACGGTCGGCGTCAACGAGTTCTCGTACCTGATGCCGTCCCGCTGGGCCGTCGCCGCCGCCGGCGCGACGCTGGACTTCAACCGGATCAACCCGAACACGGACGATCCGTCCAGCACCGACCCGCTGTGGGACAACGACGCCGCGGCCTGGGGCATCGACATGGCCGCCCTGCTCGTGCTCGGCGCGCTGTGCGGTGTGCTCGTGGCGCGCTTCCTGCGCCGTCACGAGCCGGAGGTCATGCGCAAGTGACCGCCGCGCAGGCGACGCCGGAGGGCGCACCCCGTACGGGGTGCGCCCTCCGGCGTCTGTCGTGCGCGCCGCCTCGTCGCGGGGCAGTCTGCGGGGTGCCTCAGTAGGCGCTGTTCACGTTGTCCATGGAGCCGTACTTGTCGGCCGCGTAGTTGCAGGCGGCGACGATGTTGGCGACCGGGTCGTACTGGTCCTTCTTGGTGCCCGGGACGTGGTAGTAGTCGAAGGTCGGCTTGATGACCTGGAGCAGGCCCTTCGACGGCACGCCGTTGATGGCGTTGATGTCCCAGTTGTTGATGGCCATCGGGTTGCCGGAGGACTCGCGCATGATGTTGCGGTGGATGCCCTCGTAGCTGCCCGGGATGTCGTGCTTCTTCATGATGGACATGGCCTCGCGGATCCAGCCGTCCAGGTTGTTCGGGTAGGTCACCTTCGCCGGCTTGGCGGCGCGGGCGGACCGGTCGGCGGCGGCCTTCGCGGCGGCGCGCTTCTCCGCGGCGGCCTTGGCCGCGGCCTTCTTGGCGGCCTCGGCCTTCTTCGCGGCGGCTGCCTCCGCCTTCTTCTTCGCCTGCGCGGCCTTGAACTGGGCCTCGAAGGCGGTCTGCTGCGTGGCGATGCTCTCGCGGACCTGTGCGGCCTGCTCGGGGTTGACCTTCCACGCGACCGGGGCGGCCGCGGCGACCTGGGTGGTCGTCTCCGCCTCGGCGTCGCCGGGGGCGAGCGTGAGCGCCACGGCGGCGGAGGCGGCAACGGCGACGCCGGTGACCGCGGCCTTGCGCGATCGGAGACGACGGAGGGCGGTGGTGTTGAACGCGGACATACAGACGTACCTCTTCGAATAGCGGAAAGTCGCCTCAGGCCGGATCGGCTCTGCGCTGTTCGGAAGCGACGTCGGCAATTCTTAGCGGCGGCAAAATGCCCTGGCAAAGGTGTGACGTACGATCCGTCATAGTGGATCACCCTTGCCCCATACGTCCGTTTCACCCGTGAAGTACCGGCTCACACGCCCTTTATGTACGTACTAGCGTGGTTCGTAAGTGACCTGCGTCCTATGCCCGGCCTCACACGGGGGACACGCCGGACTCACCCCCTGTTGCATCAGCAATCCACAGTGTGAGGCTCCTCCGCCGGAAGGATGAGGTGGACGTCCCCGAACTCGTGCCAGAGGTAGCGCCGCCTCAGCGCCTCGGCGTACGCGCGGGCCAGCGCCCGCTCCCCGGCCACCGCCGCCAGCATCAGCAGATGGGACGCCGCCGGCTCGTGCAGCCCCGTCAGCAGGCCGTCGACCACCCGCACCCCCCGGCGCGGCGTCACCACCAGGTCGGTCCAGCCCCCCGCGGGCGCCACCACCCCCGACGGGTCCGCCGCCGACTCCAGCGCCCGCACGGCCGTCGTCCCCACCGCCACCACCCGCCCCCCGGCAGCCTTCGCCGCGTTCACCAGCCACGCCGTCGACGCCGGCACCTCGAACCGCTCCGGGTACGGCGGCTCGTGAGCCTCCGCCGACGCCACCCCCGTGTGCAGCGTGAGCGGCGCGAACTGCACCCCCCGGCTCACCAGCAGGGCCACCAGCTCCGGGGTGAAGGGCCGCCCCGCGCTCGGCATCTCCGCTGAACCGGAACCGTCGGGCGAGGGCAGCGCGAACACCGTCTGGTACGCCTCGGCCGGACGGTCACGGCGCGTGTAGCCGTACCGGATGGGGCGCCCGTACCGCGCCAGCAGCCCGGGCACGTCCACCGACACCGTGCCCCACCACAGGCGGTCCGCCCCCGCCGCCAGCGGCTCCCCGAGCACCAGCAGCCCGCCGCCCGGCAGCCGCACCGACGCCCCCGGCGGGCCGCCCGCACGGGGCAGCGTGGTCCCCGAGCCGTCCGGCCGCCGCAGCTCCACCGCCCACCGGCCGCCGTCCCCGCGTGTGGAGAAGTGGACCACCACCGCCTCGGTCCCGATCCGCCCGTCCACCGCGGCCGGCAGCGTCGCCGAGGTGTTGACGACCAGCACGTCCCCGGCCCGGAGCTGCCCCGCCAGCTCGCGGAACGCGTGGTGCGACACCCGCGTGCCGCGCGACACCATCAGCCGGACGTCGTCCCGCCCCGAGCCCCGCTCCTCCGCCGGCTCCCTGGCCGAGAGCTCGTCCGGCACCCGCAGCCCGGCCAGGGCCCCCGCGGCGGTCACCGGGTCTCCAGCAGCGCCGGGGCCGTGTAGCGGCCGCTCACCGGCCGCCGCGCGAGAAGCGCCAGGAACCCGGGCACCACCGACTCCGGCTCCGGACGCGGATCGTCGTCGTCCGGCACCGCCGCCGCGTACAGGTCCGTCCGCATGTCGCCCGGGTCCACGCTCCACACCCGCAGCCACGGCTCCTCCACCGCCAGCACCGCGGCGAGCTGGTCGAGCGCCGCCTTCGACGCCCCGTAGCCGCCCCACTGCGGATACGCCTCGGCCGCCGCGTCCGAGCTCACCACCACGACCGAGGCCGCCGCGGAGCGCCGCAGCAGCGGCAGCGCCTCCCGCACCAGCCCCAGCGCGGCCACCGTGTTGGTCTCCAGCGCCGCCCGCAGTCCCGCCACCGGCAGCTCCGCCAGCCGCACCAGCGGCTCGGCGCCCAGCGCGCTCGCGTTGCTCACCAGCAGATCGAGCCCGCCCAGCTCACCGGCCGCCGCCACCAGCGCCGCCCGGTGACCGGGGTCCGTCACATCGCCCGGCACCGCCACCACCCGGGTCCCGTGCGCGCCGGCGTCCCGCGCGCTCTCCCTCAGCACCGCCCCGGTGCGGGCGCCGAGCACCAGGTCCCAGCCCTGCCGTGCCAGCCCCGCCGCCAGTGCCCGGCCCAGACCCTTCGACGCCCCCGTGATCACCGCTACCGGCATGACGTCCGTCCCTTCCCTCGTCCCGCTTCCGTTCCTTCGCCGCCAACCTAGGAACGCGGCACGGCCCCCCGCCTCGTGCGCCGGGACCCTTGGACGAGGGCACTTCGACCTACGCCGCCAGGCCCAGGACCGGGCCGTCCACAGGCCGATACGGCGGGCGGCGACCCGCCGGTACGGTGAGGCCATGAGTGACCGACCGAGCTCCGGCCTCGCCGAGGTGAGCACCGCCATCCTCGCGATGAGCAGGCATCTCGAGGTGCGCGACGTGCTCAAGACGATCGTCTCCTCGGCCCGCCGCCTGCTCGACGCCGAGTACGCGGCGCTCGGCGTGCCCGACGACCACGGCGGCTTCGCCCAGTTCGTCGTCGACGGCGTCAGCGACGCCCAGTGGAAGGCGATCGGGCCCCTGCCGCGCCAGCACGGCATCCTCGCCGCGATGCTCCAGGACGCGCGGACCGAGCGCCTCGCCGACGTCCGCAAGGACCCCCGGTTCGAGGGCTGGCCCTCCTCCCACCCCGA
This window contains:
- the serB gene encoding phosphoserine phosphatase SerB gives rise to the protein MSASETPPGTDVPTLLVKIFGKDRPGITAGLFDTLAAYAVDVVDIEQVVSRGRLVLCALVTAPAAGLATEGDLRATVHSWAESLKLQAEIISGTGDNRPRGSGRSHVTVLGHPLTAESTAAIAATIAGTGANIDRIFRLAKYPVTAVEFAVSGVETEPLRTALATKAHGIGVDVAVVSAGLHRRAQRLIVMDVDSTLIQDEVIELFAAHAGCEAEVAEVTAAAMRGELDFEQSLHARVALLEGLDASVVDKVRAEVRLTPGARTLIRTLKRLGYQVGVVSGGFTQVTDDLKERLGLDFASANTLEIVDGRLTGRVVGDIVDRAGKARLLRGFAAEAGVPLAQTVAIGDGANDLDMLNAAGLGVAFNAKPVVREAAHTAVNVPFLDTVLYLLGITREEVEAADDGSGDH
- a CDS encoding transglycosylase SLT domain-containing protein; its protein translation is MSAFNTTALRRLRSRKAAVTGVAVAASAAVALTLAPGDAEAETTTQVAAAAPVAWKVNPEQAAQVRESIATQQTAFEAQFKAAQAKKKAEAAAAKKAEAAKKAAAKAAAEKRAAAKAAADRSARAAKPAKVTYPNNLDGWIREAMSIMKKHDIPGSYEGIHRNIMRESSGNPMAINNWDINAINGVPSKGLLQVIKPTFDYYHVPGTKKDQYDPVANIVAACNYAADKYGSMDNVNSAY
- a CDS encoding SGM_5486 family transporter-associated protein, which codes for MPVLEPNPQNGQRKLLGIFGLILLIGVVISIIATIAAP
- a CDS encoding S-adenosylmethionine:tRNA ribosyltransferase-isomerase, which produces MTAAGALAGLRVPDELSAREPAEERGSGRDDVRLMVSRGTRVSHHAFRELAGQLRAGDVLVVNTSATLPAAVDGRIGTEAVVVHFSTRGDGGRWAVELRRPDGSGTTLPRAGGPPGASVRLPGGGLLVLGEPLAAGADRLWWGTVSVDVPGLLARYGRPIRYGYTRRDRPAEAYQTVFALPSPDGSGSAEMPSAGRPFTPELVALLVSRGVQFAPLTLHTGVASAEAHEPPYPERFEVPASTAWLVNAAKAAGGRVVAVGTTAVRALESAADPSGVVAPAGGWTDLVVTPRRGVRVVDGLLTGLHEPAASHLLMLAAVAGERALARAYAEALRRRYLWHEFGDVHLILPAEEPHTVDC
- a CDS encoding CynX/NimT family MFS transporter, with the translated sequence MSDETRTLRPARAAAPSSQDSAARPAPGARTVWATRLVVAGIVLAALNLRPAVTSLGALLEEARVDLHMSGTVTGLLTSVPALCFAVFGTTAPRLARRFGPAAVVCAGMAAITAGLVIRPLAGGAAGFLAATALALVGIAVSNVLMPVIVKNYFPDRVGPMTGVYSMALAAGTSLAAAATVPMTSALGGSWRTGLAVWAVLAAAAVLPWLALLRDRAGSGTMPGAAGRAADTPAPPITRSPTAWALACFFGLQATGAYITMGWMPQIFRDAGVSASAAGVLLAVTMAMGIPLAFVIPRLAARMRNQGPIVVALGLCGVTGYLGLFLAPAAGAWAWAILLGVSNCAFPLALTMIGMRSRTGAGVVRLSAFAQSAGYLISIPGPLLVGVLYQHSGGWTVPLLLMAGLLVPQMVAGVFAGRDRTIEDEKRMRD
- a CDS encoding FadR/GntR family transcriptional regulator, which codes for MALTSPRRSALSDQVIGQLRNQITSGEWPVGSRIPTEPELVEQLGVARNTVREAVRALAHNGLLDIRQGSGTYVVATSELAGVMHRRFADADPRHVAELRSTLESSGARLAAERRTPKDLAQLDALLARREEAWESGEAERFVAADATFHLAVVAASHNEVLTELYADLADLLRDWLRDDVGGELRPAHHMDHARLVEAIRAGDGETAAAEAASYPFMCLRRPAGAGG
- a CDS encoding ABC transporter ATP-binding protein/permease produces the protein MGHGVPELVLELNGRTWTLDPSRSYTLGRDPQGDLVIDDARVSWRHATISWGGRGWVIEDHGSTNGTYVQGQRVQQMELGAGSAVHLGNATDGPRLSLSAAAGAYSAPAAAPQQAAAAQQGWQQPQAPAQQPHAPAPQQPHQPQQQGWQQQPPQVPHQQGAPRPQGASPVHGDRSPTTFHQFSLGRVMRIGRALENELVVSDLQVSRLHAEFTATPDGRFEIRDLGSHNGTYVNGQPIAKSSTVLIGPNDIVGVGHSTFRLVGDRLEEFVDTGEVSFSARHLTVTVDGGKQILRDVSFGVPEKSLIGVIGPSGSGKSTLLKALTGYRPANQGDVLYDNRSLYKQFAELRQRIGLVPQDDILHKELTVRKALKYAAKLRFPADTTEAEREARIGEVLRELKLDIHKDKKVTALSGGQRKRVSVALELLTKPSLIFLDEPTSGLDPGMDRDVMQLLRGLADDGRTVLVVTHSVAELGLCDKLLVMAPGGAVAYFGPPEEALNFFGYSTWADVFSAFENYRDYDWAGRWKGSQHYQMYAADIDAVAPQAVNMPPPQQIRPPKPQSWGSQLLTLIRRYVSVIASDKGFMALMLILPAVLGAVSLVIDPDKGLLVNVNEQTGRIIPNGTATTVLLILVVGACFAGAANSVRELIKERVIYERERATGLSRSAYLMSKVIVLGLITVIQGGLVGAIGFATRELPEEGLVLGSMVMLELSLPIMALGFTSMMFGLIISALVKTAEKTMPLLVMFAIIQVVFTGCLFILHGTVGVNEFSYLMPSRWAVAAAGATLDFNRINPNTDDPSSTDPLWDNDAAAWGIDMAALLVLGALCGVLVARFLRRHEPEVMRK
- a CDS encoding SixA phosphatase family protein; the protein is MSAAVSSGGTPPGSPESRRIVLLRHAKADWPQVSDHERPLAERGRKDAPVAGRRLAETGIPFDLALCSTADRTRETWKLAVQELPHRPRTVYEERLYEASLGDLLALLGETPDDVADLLVIGHNPGMHALADALAGRAEGDALSRMSRDGFPTSAFAVVSFSGPWKDVEHGVGTLVDYWTPHD
- a CDS encoding SDR family NAD(P)-dependent oxidoreductase encodes the protein MPVAVITGASKGLGRALAAGLARQGWDLVLGARTGAVLRESARDAGAHGTRVVAVPGDVTDPGHRAALVAAAGELGGLDLLVSNASALGAEPLVRLAELPVAGLRAALETNTVAALGLVREALPLLRRSAAASVVVVSSDAAAEAYPQWGGYGASKAALDQLAAVLAVEEPWLRVWSVDPGDMRTDLYAAAVPDDDDPRPEPESVVPGFLALLARRPVSGRYTAPALLETR